A window of Equus przewalskii isolate Varuska chromosome 18, EquPr2, whole genome shotgun sequence contains these coding sequences:
- the LOC139077105 gene encoding large ribosomal subunit protein eL21-like yields the protein MTNTKGKRRGTCYMFSRPFRKHRIVPLATYMQIYKKGDIVDIKGMGTVPEGVPHKCDHGKTGRIYRVTRHAVGIVVNTEVKGKILAKRINVHIKHIKHLKSSDSVLKHVKENDQKKKEAKEKVTWVQLTFQPAPPREALL from the coding sequence ATGACCAAcacaaagggaaagaggagaggcacTTGCTATATGTTCTCTAGGCCTTTTAGAAAACATAGAATTGTTCCTTTGGCCACATACATGCAAATCTACAAGAAAGGTGATATTGTAGACATCAAGGGAATGGGCACTGTTCCAGAAGGAGTGCCCCACAAATGTGACCATGGCAAAACTGGAAGAATCTACCGTGTTACCCGGCATGCTGTTGGCATTGTTGTAAACACAGAAGTTAAGGGCAAGATTCTTGCCAAGAGAATTAATGTACATATTAAGCATATTAAGCACTTGAAGAGCAGTGATAGTGTCCTGAAACATGTGAAGGAAAATgaccagaaaaagaaggaagctaaAGAGAAAGTCACTTGGGTCCAACTGACCTTTCAGCCTGCTCCACCCAGAGAAGCACTCTTGTGA